In Diorhabda carinulata isolate Delta chromosome 6, icDioCari1.1, whole genome shotgun sequence, a single genomic region encodes these proteins:
- the LOC130895103 gene encoding pro-resilin: MRKVLLVSFTLALCLIFTSETTARQLTRRDAPLPSGGYSNGPSSPPSSSYGAPQSGGDSYSGGGGFGGGGGFGGGFGGGSGFGGGGGFGGGGGNGFGSLSSSYSAPPSSSYGAPPSSSYGAPPSSSYGAPPSSFSAPPSSSYGAPPSSSYGAPPSSSYGAPPSSSYGAPPSSSYGAPPSSSYSAPPSSFYRSSSSSYNAPPSSSYGAPKPSASYGSPRPSSSYGAPKPSSSYGTPKRPSSSYGAPKPSSSYGAPQKPSSSYGAPKPSSSYGAPSRPSSSYGAPRPSSRPSSSYGAPKPSSSYGAPSNGGSSGFGGGFGGGFGGGFDGVLGGDIGGFGFGGGFGGGDGFGQNGGSLGSYLPPSTSYGTPVGPSRPAPSSSYGAPPASAPSSSYGAPPASAPSSSYGAPPASAPSSSYGAPPASAPSSSYGAPPASAPSSSYGAPRASAPSSSYGAPRASAPSSSYGAPPAPSSSYGAPPAPVSSYGVPPAGPVSSAPSSSYGAPSGGGGGFGGGFGGGSGFGGGFGGGNGGGYGGGNGGGFGGSNGGGFGGSNGGGFGGGNGGGFGGGFGGSSGGGSGGGQSYDSNGGYVY, from the exons AGCTTCACACTTGCACTATGCTTGATATTCACGTCGGAAACAACAGCACGGCAGCTCACTAGGCGTGATG CTCCTCTTCCTTCCGGCGGTTATTCCAACGGTCCTTCTTCACCACCATCGTCCAGCTATGGAGCTCCTCAAAGCGGAGGCGATAGTTACTCAGGCGGAGGTGGATTTGGAGGAGGCGGCGGATTCGGAGGTGGATTCGGCGGCGGAAGTGGATTCGGAGGAGGTGGCGGATTTGGAGGAGGCGGTGGTAACg GTTTTGGAAGTTTAAGTTCAAGTTACAGCGCACCACCATCTTCTTCCTACGGCGCACCACCATCGTCTTCCTACGGTGCGCCACCATCGTCTTCCTACGGTGCACCACCATCTTCTTTCAGTGCACCACCATCTTCTTCCTACGGTGCACCACCATCATCTTCATACGGCGCACCACCATCATCTTCCTACGGTGCACCACCATCATCTTCATACGGCGCACCACCATCATCGTCCTACGGTGCACCACCATCATCTTCATACAGTGCACCACCATCGTCTTTTTACcgatcatcatcatcatcttaCAACGCACCCCCATCTTCTTCCTATGGCGCACCAAAACCTTCAGCCTCTTATGGATCACCGCGACCATCCTCCAGTTACGGAGCACCAAAACCTTCCTCGTCCTACGGCACACCAAAAAGACCTTCGTCTTCATACGGGGCACCCAAACCTTCCTCTTCCTACGGAGCACCACAAAAACCCTCATCTTCTTATGGAGCACCTAAGCCTTCTTCTTCCTATGGTGCACCATCAAGACCTTCATCTTCTTACGGAGCTCCAAGGCCATCATCAAGACCTTCTTCCTCTTACGGGGCACCTAAGCCGTCTTCTTCTTATGGAGCACCTAGTAATGGAGGAAGCAGTGGATTCGGAGGAGGATTTGGAGGCGGATTTGGCGGTGGATTTGACGGTGTATTAGGAGGAGATATAGGAGGATTTGGATTCGGAGGTGGATTTGGAGGAGGAGATGGATTtg GTCAAAACGGAGGCTCTTTAGGAAGTTACTTGCCACCATCAACAAGTTATGGTACACCAGTGGGTCCATCTCGTCCAGCACCAAGTTCATCGTACGGAGCTCCACCCGCATCAGCACCAAGTTCGTCGTACGGTGCTCCCCCTGCATCAGCGCCAAGTTCATCGTACGGTGCCCCGCCTGCATCAGCACCAAGCTCATCGTACGGAGCTCCCCCTGCATCGGCACCAAGCTCATCGTACGGAGCTCCTCCTGCATCGGCACCAAGTTCATCGTACGGAGCTCCACGTGCATCGGCACCAAGCTCATCTTACGGAGCCCCACGTGCCTCAGCACCAAGTTCATCGTACGGAGCTCCACCTGCACCAAGTTCTTCTTATGGAGCCCCACCAGCACCGGTATCATCATACGGAGTTCCTCCTGCGGGCCCAGTATCTTCGGCGCCAAGTTCCTCATATGGAGCTCCTTCCGGAGGAGGCGGTGGATTCGGAGGTGGATTTGGAGGTGGTAGTGGATTCGGAGGAGGATTTGGTGGTGGTAATGGAGGTGGATACGGAGGTGGTAATGGAGGTGGATTCGGAGGTAGTAATGGAGGAGGATTCGGAGGTAGTAATGGAGGAGGATTCGGAGGTGGTAATGGAGGTGGATTCGGAGGTGGATTCGGAGGTAGTAGCGGAGGTGGATCAGGGGGAGGTCAAAGTTATGATAGTAATGGAGGATATGTGTACTAA